CCCTGTCGCCATGAACTCGAACATCCTCCACAATATCGTTGACACGGTCCATTATCCCCTCGGGGATGCTCTGGCTCCGGCGCTCCAGGGCCTGGATGGCTGCCTCATAGCCGGGATTGCCGTAACGAATCACTTTCATTCCGCTATCACTTTCGTCATCGCTTCAATCAGCGGCATAATGCGGTCCGACCGCGTCTTGAGGCTGGCCCTGTTGACGACAAGCCGGGCTGTAACCTGAAGCACCTCCTCAATTTCCACCAGATTGTTCTGTCGAAGGGTCTCCCCTGTGGATATGAGATCCACGATCCTGTCGGCAAGGTTCACGAGCGGGGCCAATTCTATGGATCCGTAAAGTGGAATAATCTCCACCTGTTCCCCCTTTTCGGCAAAATAATCCATGGTGATCTTTGGAAAACCTGTGGCAACCCGGATGCGGCCCCACCCGGTGGCATCCATAACGGCAGTGGCCGGCTTTGCCAGCACGATCCTGCAGAAGCCGAATCCGAGGTCGAGGGGTT
Above is a window of bacterium BMS3Abin14 DNA encoding:
- the hisG_2 gene encoding ATP phosphoribosyltransferase, translated to MDKNAITIAIPKGRLMSECMKLFFSIGLAVKESPDRSRKLLFPSEDGSVRFLIVRDKDLPTYVEYGAADMGIAGKDVLMEAGKDLLEPLDLGFGFCRIVLAKPATAVMDATGWGRIRVATGFPKITMDYFAEKGEQVEIIPLYGSIELAPLVNLADRIVDLISTGETLRQNNLVEIEEVLQVTARLVVNRASLKTRSDRIMPLIEAMTKVIAE